In Primulina huaijiensis isolate GDHJ02 chromosome 4, ASM1229523v2, whole genome shotgun sequence, the DNA window AGATGGTTCTTCTTCAAACCGGATACCcaattcaaactcaaactcatgCAGCTCAAGCTTGTTGAGGACTTTTGATTCCCTCATCGTCACTGTCTTTACTTCCCACTCTTTGGAAGAGCTTGCATTACCTTCAAAGCAAGCTCACAATTGATATAGTCTTTATAAAGAGCGgaaagttaaataaaaatctacAAAAAGCTCATCAAACTCATTTAGGTTTCTCCCGATTTCATCTTGACGTTGTCAAACTTATGCATGACAACGGTGAATTTGTTCTTTTTGGTATGGTCATTTCCTTTGCATAACTTGGTCAAGTTCTCTCATATATCCTTTGTGGTTGAAAActtctttatttttctaaaaatattctCGTCTACCATCTGACATATAATATACTTGTCCACGTTGTCTAGATTGAACTTCTTCTTGTCCTAACTCATCCATTCAAACTGGTGCTTCTCCACCATCTGACCTTCACCTTCAGTTATAGCAATTGCGGTGTTATCTTTGAGGATCTTCATGGGTCGATATGTGATGACATAACAGATGTCGTCATTCTGGACAGAGAGATGTGCCTGCATACAGATTTTTCAGTCATCATAATCTTATTTTGTGAACATTGAAATCTTGTTAAAAGAAGTCATAACTACATTTATATCAAGGTTAAGAAAAACTCGCTATGGTACCACTTGTTAAGATAGGGTTGAGTTTCAAGGGGGCGAATAAACTCTTGAAactattttcgaaatatttgaGCTTGAGATGGTTCTCAAATAGAACTGAACAGTTGTTAACTATAAAAGTCATTTTCTCCACCTGATAACCTTCaatagagtcggtaaacgaATCAAAATACATGTTAATACGCAGAGCCTCTACGTTGTCCCTTGTGAAAGAACTAATGTTGTACAACTATAACCGCAGACTATTCCACTTGATAAGTGATAATAACTTGGACAGTCCAATGGATGATTGTTCAGTGCACCATCAAATGATCGCCTATCTGTATAAATAGACATCTATATGCTCTTACAAGTGAAATACGGTatttacatcacagatgttagtctTAAGCTCAAACGACCTATATCGTTATTTTAGACGACTGATTCGACTTGAAACCTGCTTAGAATACATGTTatacttcctaatgagtttcatgatcttatatTGATAtccagacctcatggtaccttttgcatattcaagaactttatttatgcatcttgcatgagtatatagataaaataaatacaataattagataaaatagtaaaatattattaaaataaagatttttttacataagagtcaataaaactcAAACACAAATTAGCTCTCTGGACAcctattattaaaaaaaagacatttaaatcaattttgggcaaacaaagagaaaaaaatagGGACAAAGAAATTTTCAGTTTTGATTTAGGTATTTGATGACAATTCACACTTAAATTTTACTATaattacataataaaatatgtaataatgttctaataatttttttctgtctaattcatattataaattgtcttttttttattacttttagGTGTGCTGTATAAGGTAAATTATTTAATCACACAAGTAGAAAGATGAGTCGagtagtttttttaaaaactttgatcaaatattttttttaagaaaatgacatattttattatttttttaaaaaatagttcaccaaaattattttataaatttcatagTCGAGTACTTTTGGACATACATTTTTAGACTTGTGTAAATAAATCACATGAGTAGTTTTCATCCGTATCCAAGTGGTTCGGTCCAGTTAAACTTTGAAATGGTCTAATTATTACAACGACCACATATGAAGCATTATTCTCTCAGAAAATGTAAGAGCAAGCAATAGAAGACACCAAAGATGTCAACAATATGGAGAGAAGATTGACTGCATTGTTGTCCAGTATACTCAAACCAGATATTTTCTTTACAGTCGGCCCCGGTTTTCCAACGACCTGAAAGCCATGAGAATCAAAGGATCACATTTATGTTTCAAGAAACAAGTGATATAATCAGGGGCAGAGCGAGCGAGGGGCGGGGGCGGGACGTTTCCAATCTCCTCCATTGAAAAGGATTTGAGTAATGTTCGTGTCCCCCCTTTGTTCCAAATCCTGGATCCGGTCCTAGATCTGACGACATGTTGGAATATCAAGAATCCTAAAAACATGGTTAAAGACTAAATCCCATCACACGTGGGCTGAAAACTAGACCACAAAGTTCTGAAGTTTAAGTGTTCAAGGTCATCACTTGTTGATCAGACGATTCCTAGTTATCATTAttcttttgaaaattaaatttcagcAACAAAGTTTCAAACTAACCTTGTTGCGAACCGTGCAAAAGCCACTGTACTGGAGAGTTGCTCCCAATAATGAATCTATAACACTTCCACACAACCCAAACAGAGCTGAAACTGGAATTAAAAATAGCTGCTTCAGGGCGACCTCAAAAGCGCAGTTGGCAGTTACTAATCCTAAGAGAACAAACGTAACTCCAATCACAGCGCCCCCAACTGCAGCAGCCATGAGTCCTGCTTTTGTTACACCTCCATTTGTACCCTTTCGAACAGGCTGGTTAAAGTGACTTAAGGTTAAGGGGCTAATAGAGAAAAGAAATGAATAGAATTTGAAAAACATATAACAATACGAGGAAACGTGAGAAATTCTACTAAAAAGCAAGACTTTAGAATGAGACTAGAGAAGCATTTAACAGCCAACATTATAGCAGTAGAGATGAACCAAAATAGATGCAAATTATGAAATAGATATTACACCGATAACCATTGTTAAATCAGTGTACAATCAACCTTGAAGGTTGTGATTAATCGTGGCTGCTCTTCACTAAGAACCCCAAGTTCCGAAGACCAAGTGTCTCCATTACAGCAACAATAATGACCAATAATTCCACCAGCTAGAGAGGTCAAGAGAGGTGATTCTTTTGAATCTAGACAATAGTCATGTGTGCCCACCGACTTCCAAGTGATTAAAACTAAAAGCGTCGCAATGCCACTATTAGACAGAACCTGAATCCTGTAAAGGAAAATTACCAACTGCTAAAAGGTTTCAATGTCATGCTTTAGGCACAAAAATGCTGTGTATATCATATGGTTCTAATCAGATACATCATAAGTACAATATTTGAAGGAAGGGGAAAAGAACTCCTAGGAAACAAAGTGTACAAAACTTTTTCAATCAATCAATTTGAAAAACATAAAAGCTCCATATCCCATTCCTAAAATTCTTGCTGAAATATTCATCAGGTTAGATAATCAAGTTGGATAGGAGAAATTATATGATATCGCATAATCGTTGTCTGTTTATGATAACTGAACACTAAAGGGAAACAAACATTCAGAAAATAGACTTTGAGAGATGGAAAAAGTACCCAAGATTCTCTTTGCAATGAATAGTAATGAATATAGTAGTCCTTCATCTCGTATTCAGGACTAGGATCAGAACAAAGCCCATTGTGCTATGTACTTATTTTCCAGTGAAAATTGTAATTCCCATAGTGCAATTGCAAGGGAAATTTCCTTCAATATATGCCACAAAGTTAATGAAAATACACACAAACATGTTTTACAGGCATTTCCTGTTTTACTTTCCGATGGCATTGATAATTAATTGGAAAAGTGTGAAAATTATATTGGTTTAGTAATTTAGTTGTTTTTCAAAGCAAATGCTTATGCACTCAAATCCATATTAGAAGAATACTTTGCCCATCTTAGAACATCTCACTCATGCATTCAAATCCATTTTAGAAGAATATCTTGTCCATCTTAGAACATCTCACGACATGATATAGAATTCATTCAAATAGCTTTAAGTCTATTCTATAAAGTCACTACACCCATGCACAAAAGTAACGATAATTTTGTTAAGGTATGGGCATTTGCACATGTATACCCACATATTCTCTTGTTTGCATTCATAGAAAGAGATTATGATACCAATTGCGCTGACCACCCTCCTTGAAGTCGGCATCAACCTTCCGCTTTCTATCCTCTCCAAGTTTTGTTAACTTCGAAGAAGTGAAAAAGAAGGCAAACAAAATGGCTGCGAACCTATAATACATTTCAACAGAACAAGAAAATTTTCCACGCATGTAAGTCTGTAATAGTGAAAGAATGTGCAGAATTCCCACACACTAAATATTGTTAACAATGCAAATGGATGAAGATGAATTGCGAGCTTTTCGAGCCAACTGAACACAGAAAACTGATCAAACTAAAGATAGCTCGACTACATTTAAGCCAAATTTATGATCTATAATGTTATACGATTGCTCGCGAGGGTTTCATGaactatatttttcaaaattttgtctTACTATTAcgatattaatttaaaattatgattataAAATAGATATTTATCAATTGCTGAATCGATACATGAATTCGACCTTCCTTTTTTCTTCGAAATATCATTATGTTGCCATGGACTAAGAATCAAAATGATACAACCCTCCCATTCTCTCTCAGTTACCTGATCTGTTGATGGTCATCACTCATCATGACACAAGAGCCACCATATCTTATAGCCTACACAGAGTCTTGTCTCTGTCCATATCCATGATCTTCTTAAATCATAAAGATCCCAAATATAACTTGAAGGGGAGTTGATTTGACTGGGAATCTTATGAAATCTCTACCCATTACTAGAGGGAAAATGCAAAAGCAACTTAGGTTTGTTTAATTTGGCtgctaaaaaaatcaaaagtaaaATGTTTACAAATTGGGACGGTCATATGCTCAAATCTTTTCCAGAATTCAGATTTTGGCATTAAAAGTTGACTGGGTCATTCTGATTCTAGAATTCCGTGTTCCTTTTCAGGTGCGTATTTCAGATTCTGGTCATTTATATTGGTTGAGttctctaaataaataaatgaatccAATAAATCTGCAACAGCAGGATCGAGAGTGAATATTGCGTTCTTGCCATTTGTTTTGAATAAATCAGTTCTTGAATTTTACAGGAGCCCGACTTCAACAACTCAAGCCAAGCCATCAATGATTCTGAGCAAGTAGAGCTCAATAAATTGCGTTTGTTTAAACTAGAGATCAAGCTCAATTCCTAAACTTTGGCTGATATGAAGCTTTGGACTCGATGGGCCTCTAAACATAGTACATAAAATATGTTATCTTGCACAGGATAAGATGTACCTGTAATTGACCGTAATATGAATAGTCATGACAACAACCGCAGAAATAGCTCCAGAAAGGTCAAGGGACTTCTTTCTAAATGATCTAGCAGCAACTAAAACCGAAGCCATTGCTGCAACCATTGGTCGGACCGAATTTGTTTCCATGATCAACTGTTCACTGGTCCAACTAAAAAATAAGGGTTCTAAGTTAAAGCGGATCATTCTGAATTAGTCAAGTGAATTTCATGCAGCCATCACTTTTTAGTCAGCAAAATTAGtgaaaatgaaagaatattatAGTAATGATATCAGTACGCATTCCACCCATGAACAGTAAATGTCATCTCAGATTTCAATTTTGATAAGAGTGAAATTCATGTTCATTTCAGCTGTTCGGAATGCATGCAAATGCCAAACAACTAATTTGTTATCAGAGTAGATGTTCAACAGGCTATCACCAAACTTCACTGGTTCACTCAAGCTTATAGCATTCCAGAGAAATCTCTCAAGCATATTTAGATAGGTTCAAGTTCAACCCTTAGATATATGACTGGATCCTCTCCCtcaaagaatatatattttctctctctttttttaatTGCCATCGAAGATGATATGACATGTATATAaccaaaatcataaatcattcaGTCAACCAACAAAAACGTCACTGCCTCCAATGCAAAGGAGTCTTCACGCGGGATGGAAATTACAGATCCCAAATTTAAATCACCTGACAGACATAGTGATCAAAGATTATGAAAGTTGATAACCAATCAGCTCTCAAGGCTTGTGTATCGTAATGCATTCACATTCTTTGCACAAAACTAAAGACTGGGAACTGGGAAGGATGAAACATGGaatacaaaaagaaatcatTGACTTTTCGACTCAATAATGACAAATGACTCGTGTAAGAAGGAAAAACTAGTCTTGCTTTTCCAGAAAAGGTGAAAATGCGTGCCAGGAAGTAATATGAAATGACAGTGAAATTTTGGCCCGGAAAGGGAATGGGAATGGGAATGGAGAATGGGGTTTGGAAAAAGAAACCAAATATTGCCAAAGCTCTCCCAAGTCCCACACACTCACGTCTTTTTATTGAAAGTCACATCAAGATTATTCATAGTGATGGTCAATTGTGTAACTCTTAAGCACAAACCAACCAAATAACATAACTGAACCACCTTTCATCATTGCAATATAACATTTTtcacataaaagaatgagtttGAAAACAAATTAAACACCACAAAACGCAAGAAAGGGAACACCCTGAACTCTTTTCGTCGACTCATCATTCATCCAAAGATTAACTCATCTTTAACAACAGCTATTGCATCAACGGAGGACCCAAATTTCACACCATCAAATCTCACATAACCATGGCTTCTTCAGTTTTTATTTCACATTGAAGGAGATTAAATATCAAAcagaatacaaaagaaaatcatACAGGTAAAATTGTGTATAATCGAGTGTTGTACCTCAAAATATTCCCAGAAATTGCAATCCGAGCATCCAACTCAGCTTCTCCTGATTTGAACTGCAATCGAAATTCTCCTCTTCTGGTAGTAAACGTCGCTAAGGATTTTGTCCAATTTCTTTAAGATGGTTTTCTGGGTTCGTTTCATAGAATAATGGAAACAGATCTCATCGTGATTCAGATCAAATAAAAGATTAttcttatgaaaaattatttttgtgtgACGAaaagtttttgtatttttttttttaaattgttgaacAATTTATATCTTTTTGACCTAGACTTATGGATATAATGGTTAAATCCAacattttgttgtattttttcGTCATAAGACAACCCGAAAACATTCAACTCGAACTCGTACTCGACTAACTCTACTCGACCGCACACCTTAACTCACAcgatttttttctatttttaacaataattaaataaaattcaaaataaaaaataatattttaatttaaactcaTAACAATAAAACCTACTTTATATAtgattgaaatttaaaaatataatgataggaaattgaaattatattttctaaatcgaataaataattatttaaaaaaatgtataaaataaatattaaatgaaaaaataaatgatataaatgtacaattatttttttcccaaatatacgatatacaaaaatataaacaatattaattaattatatatgatttataaaaaataaaataaaattttcaagtcAACACGGGTTTACCCTAATCTTGTCcgaacccgatcattttttcggGTCAGATATCGGATCTAACCCGATTTGACCCAAACCAAAAAAATTCCAACCTAAACC includes these proteins:
- the LOC140975208 gene encoding protein PGR isoform X1: MILLIMETNSVRPMVAAMASVLVAARSFRKKSLDLSGAISAVVVMTIHITVNYRFAAILFAFFFTSSKLTKLGEDRKRKVDADFKEGGQRNWIQVLSNSGIATLLVLITWKSVGTHDYCLDSKESPLLTSLAGGIIGHYCCCNGDTWSSELGVLSEEQPRLITTFKPVRKGTNGGVTKAGLMAAAVGGAVIGVTFVLLGLVTANCAFEVALKQLFLIPVSALFGLCGSVIDSLLGATLQYSGFCTVRNKVVGKPGPTVKKISGLSILDNNAVNLLSILLTSLVSSIACSYIF
- the LOC140975208 gene encoding protein PGR isoform X2, with product METNSVRPMVAAMASVLVAARSFRKKSLDLSGAISAVVVMTIHITVNYRFAAILFAFFFTSSKLTKLGEDRKRKVDADFKEGGQRNWIQVLSNSGIATLLVLITWKSVGTHDYCLDSKESPLLTSLAGGIIGHYCCCNGDTWSSELGVLSEEQPRLITTFKPVRKGTNGGVTKAGLMAAAVGGAVIGVTFVLLGLVTANCAFEVALKQLFLIPVSALFGLCGSVIDSLLGATLQYSGFCTVRNKVVGKPGPTVKKISGLSILDNNAVNLLSILLTSLVSSIACSYIF